From the genome of Halobellus litoreus, one region includes:
- a CDS encoding ABC transporter ATP-binding protein yields the protein MDTAVHLDGITKRFPGVVANDDVDLAVERGTVHALLGENGAGKTTLMNVLYGLYEPTSGQVFVDDAERRFDSPRDAIDAGIGMIHQHFMLVDPMTVTENITLGNEPKKWGGLAVDRAAAREAVVELSERYGFDVDPDARIEDVSVGEQQRVEILKALYRGADVLILDEPTAVLTPQEVEELFEVLEELTAQGKTIIFITHKLGEAMRAADEITVLRDGRNVGTVDAEGTTRENLAELMVGREVLLDVDRPPAETGDVVASVSDIVVEDDRGVRAVDEVSLEVREGEVFGIAGVDGNGQSELIEALTGLAAPEAGRIEFLNEDVTDASRRQRIESGMAYIPEDRQERGLVMDFDLVENGLLGSQHSPEFGPNGRIDWPATREHAESIIEEYDVRPPNPDSISESLSGGNQQKFIVGREFSRDPELVVAAHPTRGVDVGSIEFIHERLLELRKEGVAIVLISSKLEEVQGLSDRLAVMYEGEFIDVVDPAETTEEELGLLMAGERPDADAAQRSEQSVPQGDGADAATGGEHA from the coding sequence ATGGATACAGCCGTCCACCTCGACGGGATTACCAAACGGTTCCCGGGTGTCGTAGCGAACGACGACGTGGACCTCGCCGTCGAGCGCGGGACTGTGCACGCTCTCCTCGGAGAGAACGGGGCGGGGAAGACGACGCTGATGAACGTGCTCTACGGCCTCTACGAGCCGACTTCGGGGCAGGTCTTCGTCGACGACGCCGAACGACGGTTCGACTCGCCGCGCGACGCTATCGACGCCGGGATCGGGATGATTCACCAGCACTTTATGCTGGTCGACCCGATGACCGTCACCGAGAACATCACGCTCGGCAACGAGCCGAAAAAGTGGGGCGGACTCGCCGTCGATCGGGCGGCCGCACGCGAGGCCGTCGTCGAACTCTCCGAACGCTACGGGTTCGACGTCGACCCCGACGCCCGGATCGAGGACGTCTCAGTCGGCGAACAGCAGCGCGTCGAGATTCTCAAGGCCCTCTACCGCGGCGCGGACGTGTTGATCCTCGACGAGCCGACGGCGGTGCTGACGCCGCAGGAGGTCGAGGAACTGTTCGAGGTGCTCGAAGAACTCACCGCCCAGGGGAAGACGATCATCTTCATCACGCACAAACTGGGCGAGGCGATGCGGGCGGCCGACGAGATCACGGTCCTCAGAGACGGCCGCAACGTCGGCACCGTCGACGCCGAGGGGACGACCCGCGAGAACCTCGCGGAACTGATGGTCGGGCGGGAGGTGCTGCTCGACGTCGACCGCCCGCCGGCGGAGACCGGCGACGTGGTCGCGTCGGTCTCGGACATCGTCGTCGAGGACGACCGCGGAGTCCGCGCGGTCGACGAGGTCTCGCTGGAAGTCCGGGAGGGCGAGGTGTTCGGCATCGCGGGCGTCGACGGGAACGGCCAGTCCGAACTCATCGAAGCCCTGACTGGCCTGGCCGCGCCCGAGGCCGGGCGGATCGAGTTCCTGAACGAGGACGTCACCGACGCCTCCCGCCGCCAGCGCATCGAGTCGGGGATGGCGTACATCCCCGAGGACAGACAGGAGCGCGGACTGGTGATGGACTTCGACCTCGTCGAGAACGGGCTCTTGGGGAGCCAGCACAGCCCCGAATTCGGACCGAACGGCCGGATCGACTGGCCGGCCACCAGAGAACACGCCGAGTCCATTATCGAGGAGTACGACGTGCGGCCGCCGAACCCCGATTCGATCTCGGAGTCGCTCTCCGGCGGGAACCAGCAGAAGTTCATCGTCGGCCGGGAGTTCTCCCGCGACCCCGAACTCGTGGTCGCCGCGCACCCGACCCGCGGGGTCGACGTCGGATCGATCGAGTTCATTCACGAGCGGTTGCTGGAACTCCGCAAGGAGGGCGTCGCGATCGTGCTGATCTCCTCGAAGTTGGAGGAGGTCCAGGGACTCTCGGACCGCCTCGCCGTGATGTACGAGGGCGAGTTCATCGACGTCGTCGACCCCGCCGAGACGACCGAAGAGGAACTGGGCCTGCTGATGGCGGGCGAGCGCCCGGACGCGGACGCCGCACAGCGCAGTGAGCAGTCGGTGCCGCAGGGCGACGGTGCGGACGCTGCCACGGGCGGTGAGCACGCGTGA
- a CDS encoding ABC transporter permease produces MNVPDRVRAVLKRLAGASATERILISTAALVLSILVGAVLVLIAGRMTTCTASEAVYYFGTGFCYDPVVVFDRLFLGALGDPLSGGWSPDGQFSVTLRETTLLLFTGLSVALAFRAGIFNIGTQGQMVVGALATALGVLWVSPLVSGVVGTVLLVPFGVLVGAVFGGLYGAIPGLLKAYADANEVITTIMLNFIATGVTLYLVSGAFKDPESAANQTVPLPEYAQFPTLFFGGRQDFSLVALAFGVVAVGGLYYLLEHTAFGYDVRTSGIQPDAAEYGGVDAARTIVASLTLSGALGGIAGAMYVMMILGTFQTGLPDYGFDGITVSILAGNNPLGVGIAALLFGVLKSGTTVVQFATDVPPQLVGVLRGLIILFVAMPEFFRLVGKRVTDTGSKVVATDGGRPDGDSDE; encoded by the coding sequence GTGAACGTGCCCGACCGGGTCCGTGCCGTCCTGAAACGACTGGCCGGGGCCTCGGCGACCGAGCGGATCCTGATCAGCACCGCTGCACTCGTGCTCTCGATTCTCGTCGGCGCCGTGCTCGTCCTCATCGCGGGCCGGATGACGACGTGTACGGCCAGCGAGGCGGTGTACTACTTCGGTACCGGCTTCTGCTACGACCCCGTTGTCGTCTTCGATCGGCTGTTCCTCGGGGCGCTGGGCGACCCCCTCAGCGGCGGGTGGTCGCCCGACGGGCAGTTCTCGGTGACGCTCCGGGAGACGACGCTGCTCCTCTTTACGGGGCTCTCGGTAGCGCTGGCGTTCCGAGCGGGCATCTTCAACATCGGCACGCAGGGCCAGATGGTCGTCGGCGCCCTGGCGACCGCGCTCGGCGTCCTCTGGGTCTCGCCGCTGGTCTCGGGCGTCGTCGGCACGGTGCTTCTGGTCCCGTTCGGCGTGCTCGTCGGAGCCGTCTTCGGCGGCCTCTACGGCGCGATTCCCGGACTCCTGAAGGCGTACGCCGACGCCAACGAGGTCATCACGACGATTATGCTCAACTTCATCGCCACCGGGGTCACGCTGTATCTCGTCAGCGGGGCGTTCAAAGACCCCGAGAGCGCGGCGAACCAGACGGTCCCGCTGCCTGAGTACGCGCAGTTTCCAACGCTCTTCTTCGGCGGTCGGCAGGACTTCTCGCTCGTCGCCCTCGCCTTCGGCGTCGTCGCGGTCGGCGGGCTGTACTACCTGCTCGAACACACGGCCTTCGGCTACGACGTCCGGACGAGCGGGATCCAACCCGACGCTGCGGAGTACGGCGGCGTCGACGCCGCTCGAACCATCGTCGCCAGTCTCACGCTCTCCGGGGCGCTGGGCGGGATCGCGGGGGCGATGTACGTGATGATGATCCTCGGGACGTTCCAGACGGGGCTCCCCGACTACGGCTTCGACGGCATCACGGTCTCGATCCTCGCCGGCAACAACCCCCTCGGCGTCGGGATCGCGGCGCTGCTCTTCGGCGTGCTCAAGAGCGGGACGACGGTCGTCCAGTTCGCGACGGACGTCCCGCCGCAACTCGTCGGCGTCCTCCGCGGGCTCATCATTCTCTTCGTGGCGATGCCGGAGTTCTTCAGGCTCGTCGGCAAGCGGGTGACGGACACGGGATCGAAGGTCGTCGCCACCGACGGCGGCCGTCCGGACGGTGATTCCGATGAGTGA
- a CDS encoding ABC transporter permease — MSEAPERSDAASEPESAPESGFFEQYSARALTAGVTVAAIVALLLGGWLFPDSIVGTFADVLTSENTLSAALRLSVPIAFAALGGIFSEKSGVINIGLEGLLIISAFTAIYVTDVTGGVWIGFGGGILASTLLALLFAVVTIEFRADQIIAGLAVWLIALGLAPFASQVIYGGPNTPTVPTPGAISVPVLAEIPFFGALFSASPSVYLLFLAVGLSWYVFERTTFGRWVRASGENPKALDTAGVSVARVRYAAVLLSGVLAGMGGSALSLDLGQFTGNGPTMVNGKGFIAIVAYLFGNYNPIGAFLSTMLFAGLDAMQTVLQLQGIGIPRQLIRITPFVVVIVVLALVGRTRIPEAAGEHYESGEE, encoded by the coding sequence ATGAGTGAGGCCCCCGAGAGGTCGGACGCGGCGTCCGAGCCCGAATCCGCGCCCGAGAGCGGCTTTTTCGAGCAGTACTCGGCGCGCGCGCTGACGGCGGGGGTCACGGTCGCGGCGATCGTCGCGCTGCTTCTCGGCGGCTGGCTCTTTCCGGACTCGATCGTCGGCACCTTCGCGGACGTCCTCACGAGCGAGAACACGCTCTCGGCGGCGCTTCGACTCTCCGTTCCGATCGCCTTCGCGGCGCTCGGCGGGATCTTCTCGGAGAAGTCCGGCGTGATCAACATCGGGCTCGAAGGACTGCTCATCATCTCGGCGTTCACCGCGATCTACGTCACCGACGTCACGGGCGGGGTCTGGATCGGTTTCGGCGGCGGCATCCTCGCGAGCACGCTGCTCGCGCTGCTCTTCGCCGTGGTCACGATCGAGTTCCGCGCGGACCAGATCATCGCGGGGCTTGCGGTCTGGCTCATCGCGCTCGGCCTCGCGCCCTTCGCCTCGCAGGTCATCTACGGCGGTCCCAACACGCCGACGGTCCCGACGCCCGGAGCCATCTCGGTGCCGGTGCTCGCCGAAATCCCGTTCTTCGGCGCCCTCTTCTCCGCGTCGCCCTCGGTCTACCTGCTCTTCCTGGCGGTCGGTCTCTCGTGGTACGTCTTCGAGCGGACGACGTTCGGTCGCTGGGTCCGCGCCAGCGGCGAGAACCCGAAGGCGCTCGACACCGCGGGCGTGAGCGTCGCTCGCGTCAGGTACGCGGCGGTGCTCCTCTCGGGCGTCCTGGCCGGGATGGGCGGCTCGGCCCTGTCGCTCGACCTCGGGCAGTTCACCGGCAACGGCCCGACGATGGTCAACGGGAAGGGGTTCATCGCCATCGTGGCGTACCTGTTCGGCAACTACAACCCGATCGGCGCGTTCCTCTCGACGATGCTGTTCGCCGGCCTCGACGCGATGCAGACCGTTCTTCAGTTGCAGGGAATCGGCATCCCCCGACAGCTCATCCGGATCACGCCGTTCGTGGTCGTGATCGTCGTCCTCGCGCTCGTCGGGCGGACGCGGATCCCCGAGGCCGCGGGCGAGCACTACGAGTCCGGTGAGGAGTGA
- a CDS encoding geranylgeranyl reductase family protein — protein MSTSHEYDVVVVGAGTAGCYAAATVAREGLDVAIVERKSAEEAGHIACGDALKGADAFPESIPKSQIEASFTNTGVDHGRFEIPQEDTVLDIPVPGELAVIDRWEYGRLIIEGAERAGTDFYYDTVVQDVRQDDDGTVTGVRGRRNGDVVEFSADVVVDGAGSLSILQDKTDFSNSRFDTNVSYSQFCSAYREIVEVPEPVEWDDALVFKPTERAAGYLWYFPRTETTINAGLGFQMNEEPMKLVEDLKRDLTTRPEFEGAEVKDKLGAALPTRRPYDSAVADGFVAVGDAAGHVNPTTGGGIAGAAYAGTYAGEQAVRAISEGDVSEASLWHYNERVMDHFGARYAGLDVYNVLSTAVDVDDLMGLLASLPGEKLAEALYSGTTSFGPTLLAKTAKESFGYWGQILNFYRTKNLADDLMEHYARYPRRPEALGVWQAQRDALMDDIYEVTGAEPKY, from the coding sequence ATGAGTACCTCCCACGAGTACGACGTCGTCGTCGTCGGTGCGGGGACGGCCGGCTGCTACGCGGCGGCCACCGTCGCCCGCGAGGGCCTCGACGTCGCGATCGTCGAGCGGAAATCCGCCGAGGAAGCCGGACACATCGCCTGCGGCGACGCGTTGAAGGGCGCGGACGCGTTCCCCGAATCGATCCCGAAGTCGCAGATCGAAGCGTCCTTCACGAACACGGGCGTCGATCACGGCCGCTTCGAGATCCCCCAAGAGGACACCGTTCTCGACATCCCCGTCCCCGGCGAACTCGCCGTCATCGACCGCTGGGAGTACGGTCGGCTGATCATCGAGGGCGCGGAGCGCGCCGGCACCGACTTCTACTACGACACGGTCGTCCAGGACGTCCGCCAGGACGACGACGGCACCGTAACGGGCGTCCGCGGCAGGCGGAACGGCGACGTCGTCGAGTTCAGCGCGGACGTCGTCGTCGACGGCGCGGGGTCGCTGTCGATTCTTCAAGATAAGACCGACTTCTCGAACTCCCGCTTCGACACGAACGTCTCCTACTCGCAGTTCTGTTCGGCCTACAGAGAGATCGTCGAAGTGCCCGAACCCGTCGAGTGGGACGACGCGCTCGTGTTCAAACCGACCGAACGCGCGGCGGGGTACCTCTGGTACTTCCCCCGGACGGAGACGACGATCAACGCCGGCCTCGGCTTCCAGATGAACGAGGAACCGATGAAACTCGTCGAAGACCTGAAACGGGACCTCACGACCCGCCCGGAGTTCGAGGGCGCGGAGGTGAAAGACAAGCTCGGCGCCGCGCTGCCGACGCGTCGACCGTACGACTCGGCGGTCGCGGACGGCTTCGTCGCCGTCGGCGACGCCGCCGGTCACGTCAACCCCACGACGGGAGGCGGCATCGCCGGCGCTGCCTACGCCGGCACGTACGCCGGCGAACAGGCCGTTCGCGCCATTTCCGAGGGCGACGTCAGCGAGGCGTCGCTGTGGCACTACAACGAGCGCGTGATGGATCACTTCGGCGCGCGCTACGCCGGTCTCGACGTCTACAACGTGCTCTCGACCGCCGTCGACGTCGACGACCTGATGGGTCTCTTGGCCTCGCTGCCGGGCGAGAAACTCGCCGAGGCCCTGTACTCGGGGACGACCTCCTTCGGTCCGACGCTGCTGGCGAAGACGGCGAAGGAGTCCTTCGGCTACTGGGGACAGATCCTGAACTTCTATAGAACGAAGAACCTCGCGGACGACCTGATGGAACACTACGCGCGCTACCCGCGCCGTCCAGAGGCGCTCGGCGTCTGGCAGGCGCAGCGCGACGCCCTGATGGACGACATCTACGAGGTCACCGGCGCGGAACCGAAGTACTGA
- a CDS encoding endonuclease/exonuclease/phosphatase family protein: MVTVTDTPPPPIQRDEDALSTALDEAIPPRIYDRNLLIATWNVRAFGGLTRKWVSDADDTPKRDLQSIRVIGEILRRFDVVALQEVRGNLEALRETLAFLGSDWGLILTDVTRGAPGNDERLGFLFDQRKVQISGLAAELVVPREELDDIGPDALQRQFARTPYAVSFRCGDESFVLVTLHVLYGDSATERTGELRAIAAWLDRWARDSDAWDHNFIALGDFNIDRMGDERYDAFTSTGLHVPADLHRVPRTLFSDPDNPNKQKFYDQIAWFTEADSRPALSLAHERSGYFDFRDAALPRRDLSDFQLSWRISDHYPLWSEFSL, from the coding sequence ATGGTCACGGTCACGGACACGCCGCCGCCGCCGATTCAGCGCGACGAGGACGCACTCTCTACGGCCCTCGACGAAGCGATTCCGCCCCGAATATACGACCGGAACCTCCTGATCGCGACGTGGAACGTCCGCGCGTTCGGCGGCCTCACCCGAAAGTGGGTGTCCGATGCCGACGATACCCCGAAGCGAGATTTACAGTCGATTCGTGTCATCGGCGAGATCCTCCGGCGTTTCGACGTCGTGGCCCTGCAGGAAGTCCGGGGCAACCTCGAGGCGCTCCGCGAGACGCTCGCATTTCTCGGCTCGGACTGGGGACTCATTCTGACCGACGTCACACGGGGCGCGCCCGGTAACGACGAGCGCCTCGGGTTCCTCTTCGACCAGCGAAAGGTCCAGATCAGCGGTCTCGCTGCCGAACTGGTGGTGCCCCGCGAGGAACTGGACGATATCGGTCCCGACGCCCTCCAGCGGCAGTTCGCCCGCACGCCGTATGCAGTGAGTTTCCGCTGTGGCGACGAGAGCTTCGTGCTCGTGACGCTCCACGTGCTCTACGGCGACTCCGCGACTGAACGGACCGGAGAGCTCCGAGCCATCGCAGCGTGGCTCGACCGATGGGCCCGCGACAGCGACGCGTGGGACCACAACTTCATCGCGCTGGGGGATTTCAATATCGACCGGATGGGCGACGAGCGCTACGACGCGTTCACCTCCACCGGCCTGCACGTTCCGGCGGACCTCCATCGGGTCCCGCGAACGCTGTTCAGCGACCCGGACAACCCGAACAAGCAGAAGTTCTACGACCAGATCGCGTGGTTCACGGAGGCTGACAGTCGCCCCGCACTCTCGCTCGCGCACGAGCGGAGTGGCTACTTCGATTTCAGGGACGCTGCGCTCCCGCGTCGCGATCTGAGCGACTTTCAGCTCTCCTGGCGAATCTCCGACCATTACCCGCTCTGGTCGGAGTTCAGCCTCTGA
- a CDS encoding GMC oxidoreductase — protein sequence MVAESYDAVVVGAGGDGPVAAWKLGEAGLSVLLLEAGPFYGNEQWPKPNEEPGGEASSSTADLSGDLLDEQFTTREFEMINKLLFGPADHERGFWFRKFPGDGAILQCAGVGGTTLHYTGCHPRAYPASIDEQGHWPIDYADLLPYYREVEELCEVTPAPITAKEELFFRGAARAGWEFIDDYNVTGPGYRPQPNAIRPPDAKLHVDAGHDGGFTYPEVRGDTLALGNIAGNPHPRGAPYEEKAKRASNVSFVPAALRTGNVTIRPNAFVTDVRTETALDDSPTATGVAFRDTWTGRTESVEAEVVILAAGAIETPRLWLNTDLPRNEWVGRGLTIHFGDNVMGLWDAADLEGILGKRTVDQHQGQDIAARFDYPGLGMLQTVGTGPGIGAILGFGASASGFAFQNDPDDAPWDTMGRLAGAELKRLLSDYRRMLQILVVSDDRPHKRNGVTVSEALPDEHGPIPLVNYEPSRGDRQRRDELAEIAAEILREAGAAHVHRSDSPPTALHVHSTMRMGKVVDETCEAYDVERLFVADHSALSNGVGGANPTNTGQALAARTADRILERYF from the coding sequence ATGGTCGCCGAGAGCTACGATGCGGTCGTTGTCGGCGCAGGTGGTGACGGTCCGGTCGCGGCCTGGAAACTCGGAGAGGCCGGCCTGTCCGTGCTCCTGCTCGAAGCGGGGCCGTTCTACGGTAACGAGCAGTGGCCCAAACCCAACGAGGAACCCGGCGGCGAAGCCTCTTCGAGTACAGCCGATTTGAGTGGTGATCTTCTGGATGAGCAGTTCACCACCCGTGAGTTCGAGATGATAAACAAACTGCTCTTCGGCCCGGCGGACCACGAGCGGGGCTTCTGGTTTCGGAAGTTCCCGGGAGACGGCGCTATCCTCCAGTGTGCGGGCGTCGGCGGGACGACCCTCCACTACACCGGCTGTCATCCGCGGGCCTATCCCGCGTCCATCGACGAGCAGGGCCACTGGCCGATCGATTACGCCGACCTGCTCCCCTACTACCGGGAGGTCGAGGAGCTGTGCGAGGTGACGCCCGCGCCGATCACCGCCAAGGAGGAACTGTTCTTCCGCGGTGCCGCCCGAGCCGGGTGGGAGTTCATCGACGACTACAACGTCACCGGTCCGGGCTACCGCCCCCAGCCGAACGCCATCAGACCGCCGGATGCGAAACTCCACGTGGACGCCGGGCACGATGGGGGCTTCACTTACCCGGAGGTCCGGGGCGACACCCTGGCGCTGGGGAACATCGCCGGGAATCCCCACCCGCGAGGGGCACCCTACGAAGAGAAGGCGAAGCGCGCGAGCAACGTCAGTTTCGTGCCCGCGGCGCTGCGCACGGGCAACGTGACGATTCGGCCGAACGCCTTCGTCACGGACGTTCGGACCGAGACTGCCCTGGACGATTCACCCACGGCGACTGGCGTCGCCTTCCGCGACACGTGGACTGGACGCACGGAGTCCGTCGAGGCGGAGGTTGTCATCCTCGCTGCGGGAGCCATCGAGACGCCGCGGCTGTGGCTGAACACGGATCTCCCGCGGAACGAGTGGGTGGGTCGCGGGCTGACCATCCACTTCGGTGACAACGTGATGGGGCTGTGGGACGCCGCCGACCTCGAGGGAATCCTCGGCAAGCGGACGGTCGACCAGCATCAGGGACAAGACATCGCCGCCCGCTTCGATTACCCCGGCCTCGGTATGCTCCAGACGGTTGGAACCGGTCCCGGCATCGGTGCAATCCTGGGATTCGGTGCCAGCGCGTCCGGGTTCGCCTTCCAGAACGACCCCGACGACGCCCCCTGGGATACGATGGGCCGACTCGCGGGAGCGGAACTCAAGCGCCTCCTTTCCGATTACCGACGGATGCTCCAGATCCTCGTCGTGAGCGACGACCGGCCGCACAAGCGCAACGGCGTGACCGTCTCGGAGGCGCTTCCGGACGAACACGGCCCGATCCCGCTCGTGAACTACGAGCCCAGTCGGGGCGACCGGCAGCGCCGCGACGAACTCGCCGAAATCGCCGCCGAAATCCTGCGCGAGGCGGGTGCCGCCCACGTTCATCGTTCCGATTCCCCGCCCACGGCACTCCACGTTCACAGCACGATGCGGATGGGGAAGGTGGTCGACGAGACCTGCGAGGCGTACGACGTCGAACGGCTGTTCGTCGCCGACCACTCCGCACTGTCCAACGGCGTCGGCGGTGCGAACCCGACGAACACGGGCCAGGCGCTCGCTGCTCGAACGGCCGACAGGATCCTCGAGCGATACTTCTGA